A window from Trinickia violacea encodes these proteins:
- a CDS encoding H-NS family nucleoid-associated regulatory protein, which yields MDERKRDSMVAYLRRRMAQVGIKVADLAAALAEDRSKQKSVRYRNAFGDTWDGKGAMPQWLVQATSAGQSLEHFAAAKPAKKLVSRAPATVDWSKDPFAGTRLATARA from the coding sequence ATGGACGAGCGTAAGCGAGACAGCATGGTTGCGTATCTGCGCCGCCGCATGGCGCAGGTTGGCATTAAGGTGGCGGATCTCGCGGCGGCGCTTGCTGAAGACCGGAGCAAGCAGAAATCGGTGCGCTATCGCAACGCATTCGGCGACACGTGGGATGGCAAAGGCGCGATGCCGCAATGGCTCGTCCAAGCCACGAGCGCTGGGCAGTCGTTGGAGCACTTCGCCGCAGCGAAGCCGGCAAAGAAGCTCGTTAGCCGCGCACCCGCGACCGTCGACTGGAGCAAGGACCCGTTTGCCGGCACGCGATTGGCAACAGCTCGTGCGTAA
- a CDS encoding LysR substrate-binding domain-containing protein, producing the protein MKPATGTKGYRRLIPSMTALVEFESVARLSSFTLAANELGVTQAAVSRQVKFLEETLGIRLFHRLHRSIELTEEGEALYLVVAESMQKIAGVFDRLGSGPVQQELVLAATSAFSHFRLLPRLASLKKAQPNLQLRLSTQMFTADLRHKEIDVAVRYGNGRWGDGTATLLFDEEVFPVCSPKWTESHGTPETLQDVAHAPLIDSDPTSEGWMGWDAWFQAVGLRPLQLNFALRCSLYTDAVQAARYGQGIALGWGRMVHDLIEAGELVRLPVASFKASDSYYAVVPHGRTITPAIDGLIDWLRQDSIER; encoded by the coding sequence ATGAAACCGGCAACAGGGACTAAGGGATACCGGCGGCTCATTCCTTCGATGACCGCGCTTGTCGAGTTTGAATCGGTCGCGCGTTTAAGCAGCTTTACCCTCGCGGCGAACGAACTCGGCGTCACGCAGGCCGCGGTGAGCCGGCAGGTCAAATTCCTCGAGGAAACGCTGGGGATTCGTCTCTTTCACCGTCTGCACCGCTCAATCGAGCTCACCGAGGAAGGTGAGGCGCTATATCTAGTCGTCGCCGAGTCGATGCAGAAAATTGCCGGCGTGTTCGACCGGTTAGGGAGCGGCCCGGTTCAGCAGGAATTGGTGCTTGCGGCAACTTCCGCGTTCTCGCATTTTCGTCTCTTGCCACGGCTCGCGTCTCTCAAGAAGGCTCAACCGAATCTTCAGCTTCGCCTTTCCACGCAGATGTTCACCGCCGACCTCCGGCACAAGGAGATCGATGTCGCCGTTCGATACGGGAACGGGCGATGGGGAGACGGCACCGCAACGCTGCTTTTCGACGAAGAGGTATTCCCTGTCTGCTCGCCGAAGTGGACGGAGTCGCACGGTACACCGGAAACGTTGCAGGACGTTGCTCACGCCCCGCTCATCGATTCGGACCCAACGTCGGAGGGCTGGATGGGATGGGACGCATGGTTCCAGGCTGTAGGCTTGAGACCATTGCAGCTGAACTTCGCTTTGCGATGCAGCCTTTATACGGACGCCGTTCAGGCTGCACGTTACGGCCAGGGCATCGCGCTTGGGTGGGGACGAATGGTCCACGATCTCATCGAGGCCGGTGAACTCGTCAGGCTGCCGGTCGCCTCGTTCAAAGCCAGCGACTCGTATTACGCCGTGGTGCCGCACGGGCGCACCATCACCCCCGCAATCGACGGTCTGATCGACTGGCTGCGGCAGGATTCCATCGAGCGTTGA
- a CDS encoding aromatic ring-hydroxylating oxygenase subunit alpha: MSEVQFKTHGELIRSRRPGHGMPGELFGRQDVFETDVEVFFHKHWILVGVTADVPEPGDVSTVDIGKASIIIVRDDDENVRTYRNVCRHRGARLKEAGKSTVGMLVCPYHQWTYDLDGSLRHAAHMGKDFDPTCRSLLPVHTKIVGTHIFVCLDEHAPEDISKLEATMAPRFAPYDLRNTKIAFEQEIIENGNWKLVMENNRECYHCQATHPELTASFLPEDFGFCPENLSEESLRALEEYRARNAACQASWERDGFVGATVEWLDEDAVTQFRTQQLVIAGNGESQTLSTQVASTKLFGNLQRRDLGDTHLWTHNSWTHVMSDHAVISYIIPLAPDKTLVRSKWLVHADAVEGVDYNIEDLTEVWIATNTQDKHLVEITHEGTQDPAYAPGTFSPFTETYVDQFSRWYAARLNAHGV; encoded by the coding sequence ATGTCTGAAGTGCAATTCAAGACCCATGGCGAGTTGATTCGAAGCCGTCGGCCCGGTCACGGCATGCCCGGCGAGCTGTTCGGCCGCCAGGATGTTTTCGAAACGGACGTCGAGGTCTTTTTTCACAAACATTGGATTCTGGTCGGGGTGACGGCGGATGTCCCCGAGCCGGGCGATGTTTCGACCGTCGATATCGGCAAGGCATCCATCATCATCGTGCGTGACGATGACGAAAACGTTCGAACCTACCGGAACGTCTGCCGCCATCGCGGCGCGCGTCTGAAAGAGGCGGGGAAGTCGACGGTCGGCATGCTGGTCTGTCCTTACCACCAGTGGACATACGACCTCGATGGAAGCCTGCGCCACGCTGCCCACATGGGAAAGGACTTCGACCCGACCTGCCGCAGTCTGCTTCCGGTGCACACGAAGATCGTGGGGACGCACATCTTCGTATGCCTCGACGAGCATGCGCCGGAAGACATCTCGAAGCTCGAAGCAACGATGGCGCCGCGTTTCGCACCCTACGACCTTCGTAACACCAAGATTGCCTTCGAACAGGAAATCATCGAGAACGGCAACTGGAAACTCGTGATGGAAAACAATCGCGAGTGCTATCACTGCCAGGCCACCCATCCGGAATTGACGGCGTCGTTTCTGCCGGAAGACTTCGGCTTCTGCCCTGAGAATCTCAGCGAAGAATCGCTTCGCGCACTCGAAGAGTACAGGGCCCGCAACGCAGCCTGCCAGGCAAGCTGGGAGCGCGACGGATTTGTCGGCGCTACTGTCGAGTGGCTGGACGAAGATGCGGTCACGCAGTTCAGAACGCAGCAGCTCGTCATCGCCGGTAACGGCGAATCGCAGACCCTCAGCACCCAGGTCGCGAGCACCAAGCTGTTCGGCAATCTTCAGCGGCGCGACCTCGGCGATACGCACCTCTGGACGCACAATTCGTGGACGCATGTCATGAGCGACCATGCGGTGATCAGCTACATCATTCCGCTCGCTCCCGACAAGACGCTGGTTCGCTCCAAATGGCTCGTGCATGCCGATGCCGTTGAAGGCGTGGACTACAACATCGAGGATTTAACCGAAGTTTGGATTGCGACCAATACGCAAGACAAGCACCTCGTCGAAATCACGCATGAAGGCACCCAGGACCCGGCGTACGCACCGGGCACGTTCTCGCCTTTCACGGAAACCTATGTGGATCAGTTCTCGCGCTGGTACGCAGCGCGATTGAACGCGCACGGTGTTTGA
- a CDS encoding hybrid-cluster NAD(P)-dependent oxidoreductase encodes MNAVESIFDSAPTAADRLTHASTWESGGKLWASNERQTLTCCRVVDETHDVKSFEFRTGDGLPVRFEPGQFMTVSANVEGQPVERCYTISSPPTRPYLLSITVKRVPGGVMSNWLHDNMKPGCQLQGYGPSGTFTPTCAPAAKSIYLSAGSGVTPLMSMTRAGIDLGLDRDIAFVHSARTPADIVFRAELQRLAKLSPRLRLFFVCESIGDEADWAGAMGRLSLALLSEWIPDYADREVFTCGPAGYMSAVRALLREGGHDPARYHQESFDITAGATPEPAPSKGDVAQQTYTVKLSRSAKTFTMSPSETVLAAAKKAGVPVASSCTQGVCGTCKTKVLEGTVDMHHNGGIRDREVQKGFHLLCCSRPTSDLVLEL; translated from the coding sequence ATGAACGCTGTTGAAAGCATCTTCGACTCCGCACCCACAGCGGCCGACAGGCTCACCCACGCCAGCACGTGGGAAAGCGGCGGCAAGCTCTGGGCGAGCAACGAGCGGCAGACGCTGACGTGTTGCCGTGTTGTCGACGAAACCCACGACGTCAAGAGCTTTGAGTTCCGCACGGGCGATGGACTGCCCGTGCGTTTCGAACCGGGTCAATTCATGACGGTGTCGGCGAACGTGGAGGGGCAACCGGTCGAGCGCTGCTACACGATTTCGTCGCCTCCGACGCGCCCCTATCTGCTGTCCATCACGGTAAAACGGGTTCCGGGCGGCGTCATGTCCAATTGGCTCCACGACAACATGAAGCCGGGATGTCAGTTGCAGGGGTACGGCCCCTCCGGCACCTTCACGCCGACCTGTGCTCCTGCGGCAAAGTCGATCTACCTGTCGGCGGGTTCGGGCGTGACGCCGTTGATGTCGATGACGCGCGCCGGCATCGACCTCGGGCTCGACCGCGATATCGCGTTCGTCCACAGCGCAAGGACGCCCGCCGATATCGTCTTTCGCGCTGAATTGCAGAGGCTCGCGAAGCTGTCGCCCCGTCTTCGCCTTTTCTTTGTGTGCGAAAGCATCGGAGATGAAGCGGATTGGGCCGGAGCGATGGGGCGGCTCAGTCTCGCGCTCCTGTCGGAGTGGATACCGGATTACGCAGACCGGGAGGTGTTCACGTGCGGGCCGGCGGGCTACATGAGCGCGGTCAGGGCATTGCTTCGAGAAGGCGGTCATGACCCGGCGCGCTATCACCAGGAAAGCTTCGACATCACGGCGGGTGCGACGCCGGAGCCAGCTCCATCGAAAGGCGACGTTGCGCAACAAACCTATACGGTGAAGCTTTCCCGCTCGGCGAAGACGTTCACGATGAGCCCATCGGAAACCGTGCTTGCCGCGGCGAAAAAGGCGGGCGTGCCAGTCGCATCGTCGTGCACCCAAGGCGTGTGCGGCACCTGTAAAACCAAGGTGCTCGAAGGCACGGTGGACATGCATCACAACGGCGGGATTCGGGACAGAGAAGTTCAGAAGGGTTTCCACCTGCTTTGCTGCAGCCGTCCTACCTCCGATTTAGTGCTTGAACTGTGA
- a CDS encoding M24 family metallopeptidase: MDTSAVADQKGTETTLLDVRAYRLARVREQLRKNNCPAILLYDPVNIRYATDTSNMQIWTGRNPSRYVMVFADGRVIAWEFHSCEHVWDGLNLDLDLRSAVSWTFFNAGTEAERRVDVWGAEIVDVLSQRAPNELRLAVDRLDPLGAAYLTQHGLNLVDGQAMMEMARAVKSSGELVLMGESLRACEKGIERMHRELRPGMTEQDLWANLHYENIRHGGEWIETRLLASGDRTNPWMHECSSRVLQHGELLAFDTDMVGPNGYCSDISRTWTVGHTQPSDEQRKLYERAYSQVHFNMDLLRPGMAFREFSERAWKIPERYLKNRYSCVAHGIGMVDEYPNIAHQVDWEGGGYDGRFEVGMTLCVESYIGAEGGNQGVKLEQQVVLTESGCVPLTSCGFETDWL; the protein is encoded by the coding sequence ATGGACACGAGTGCTGTCGCCGACCAGAAAGGGACGGAAACAACTTTGCTCGACGTCCGCGCGTACAGACTAGCCCGGGTGCGGGAGCAACTGCGGAAGAACAACTGCCCCGCCATATTGCTCTACGACCCGGTCAATATCCGCTACGCGACGGATACATCGAACATGCAGATCTGGACGGGCCGCAACCCGTCGCGATACGTGATGGTGTTTGCCGATGGCCGCGTCATCGCCTGGGAATTTCATAGCTGCGAGCATGTGTGGGACGGATTGAATCTGGACCTCGATCTGCGCAGCGCGGTCAGCTGGACCTTCTTCAACGCGGGCACCGAAGCGGAGCGCCGCGTCGACGTGTGGGGCGCCGAGATTGTCGACGTACTGAGCCAGCGTGCGCCGAACGAACTCCGTCTGGCGGTGGACCGGCTCGATCCCCTCGGCGCGGCCTATCTGACTCAGCATGGCCTGAACCTCGTTGATGGGCAGGCCATGATGGAGATGGCTCGCGCGGTGAAGTCTTCGGGAGAGCTCGTGCTCATGGGCGAGTCGCTACGCGCATGCGAGAAGGGGATCGAGCGCATGCACCGCGAGCTTCGGCCGGGAATGACCGAGCAGGACCTCTGGGCCAACCTTCACTACGAGAACATTCGGCACGGTGGAGAGTGGATTGAAACGCGTCTTCTCGCGTCGGGAGACCGGACCAATCCATGGATGCATGAATGCTCTTCACGGGTTCTGCAGCACGGCGAGCTGCTGGCGTTCGATACCGACATGGTCGGACCGAACGGCTACTGCTCGGATATCTCCCGGACGTGGACGGTAGGCCATACTCAACCCTCCGACGAACAGCGAAAGCTGTATGAAAGGGCCTATTCGCAAGTCCATTTCAACATGGACCTGTTGCGCCCAGGCATGGCGTTCCGCGAGTTCTCGGAACGGGCCTGGAAGATACCCGAGCGGTATCTAAAGAACAGATATAGCTGCGTGGCGCATGGCATCGGCATGGTCGACGAATATCCGAACATCGCGCATCAGGTCGATTGGGAAGGCGGCGGTTATGACGGCCGGTTTGAAGTCGGCATGACGCTTTGCGTAGAAAGCTATATCGGCGCGGAGGGAGGCAATCAGGGCGTGAAGCTCGAGCAGCAGGTGGTGCTGACGGAGAGCGGTTGCGTGCCGCTTACATCGTGCGGCTTTGAAACCGACTGGCTGTGA